The Candidatus Methylomirabilota bacterium genome contains the following window.
GGCGAGGCGATCCCCGAGCGGGCCAAACGGCCGGCGCGTGACTTCGGCAAGCTCTCCATGAACTGCCAGGTCATCGACATGGCGCGCCGGTACGGATGGCTGATCGCGCTGACCCGCGACGACCACGTCTGCTCCCTCGGGATCACGGCGATCGGCTTCGACAAGCCGACCCACCTCTACACCTCGGGGACCCTCTGCGAGGGGATGTACACCGAGACCAAGGCGGCCGGGGCACGCTCGGAGGCGGCGGTCGACAAGTTCGCCCCCGGCGAGTACACCTGCCTCCTCGTCTGCCCGCTCGACCGCGCGACCTTCGAGCCCCACCTGGTGGTGGTCTACGCGAATCCGGCCCAGGTGATGCGGCTCACCCAGGCTGCGCTCTGGAAGCGGGGCGGGCGACTCACCTCCTCGTTCGAGGGCCGGGCGGTCTGCGCGGACATCATCGTCACCACCATGCAGACCGGCGAGCCTCAGGTCATCCTCCCCTGCTCGGGTGACCGGATCTTCGGCCAGACCCAGGACCACGAGATGGCCTTCACCATCCCGTGGGCCAAGATGGGCGAGATCATCGAGGGGCTGGAGGGGACGCACCGGGGCGGGATCCGCTATCCGATCACGCAGTTCATGGAGTACGAGGCGAAGATGCCGCCGAAGTACATGGACGCCCTCAAGCTGCTCGACGTGGAGAAGGGCAAGACGCAGTACACCCCGCGGGACCGGGTGGTGGCCGCCTACAAGCGCTCCTTCGCGGACCGCGTCCCGGTCTATCCCATCGTGGCCTCCTACGCGGGCACCCTCGACGGGCTCTCGATCGAGGAGTTCTGCACCACGCCGTCGAAGGCCATCAAGGCGATGCTCAACTACTACGAGCGTCACCAGCCCGACGTCGTCCTCGCCTACAACGATCTCGCCAAGGAGGCGGAGGCGACCGGCTGCGGCGTGAAGTACTCGGACTACGTCGTTCCCTCCATCGAGACGCACGTCCTCCAGGAGGACAAGGGAAAGCTGGCCACGCTCTCGATCCCGGATCCCGACAAGGACGGGCGGCTGCCCGCCTTCCTCGAGGTCTGCGAGGGACTGGTGGCGGCCAAGCTTCCCACGGCGGTGGGCGCGGTGGCGGTCGGCCCCTGGACCATCGCCATGCTCATGCGGAACCCGGAGGTCATGCTGCTGGACACCTTCGAGGACCCGGGCTTCATCCACGAGCTGATGCGCTTCACCACGGAGTACTGCAAGCGCTGGGGCGACGCCATCGCCAAGACCCGGATCGGGCTCTCCTACTCGGAGCCCACCGCCTCGATCAGCCTGATCTCTCCCGACAATTACCGCGAGTTCATCGCCCCCTATCACAAGGAGCTGGTCGAGTACTTCAAGGCCAAGAAGGTGGGTCTCACGACCCACATCTGCGGCACGACCTACCCGATCTACGAGGACCTGATCCGGTGCGGCTTCACGACCATCTCCTTCGACCTCGACCAGCAGGCCGACCCCAAGCTCCAGGTGGACCAGCTCGCCCGCTTCATGGAGGTGTCCAAGCAGCGGGCGGTGGCCATCGGGAACGTCGACGCCACGCTCTTCGAGCGGGCCACCAAGGCCGAGATCGAGGCCGAGGTGCGCCGCTGTGTCGCCGCCGCCGCCCGGTACTCGGGCTGGATCCTCTCGACCTCGTGCGAGATCCCGCCGCGCTCC
Protein-coding sequences here:
- a CDS encoding uroporphyrinogen decarboxylase family protein; the protein is MVDAKTADQALQTYIRPQTFPVAIRMLKPGEAIPERAKRPARDFGKLSMNCQVIDMARRYGWLIALTRDDHVCSLGITAIGFDKPTHLYTSGTLCEGMYTETKAAGARSEAAVDKFAPGEYTCLLVCPLDRATFEPHLVVVYANPAQVMRLTQAALWKRGGRLTSSFEGRAVCADIIVTTMQTGEPQVILPCSGDRIFGQTQDHEMAFTIPWAKMGEIIEGLEGTHRGGIRYPITQFMEYEAKMPPKYMDALKLLDVEKGKTQYTPRDRVVAAYKRSFADRVPVYPIVASYAGTLDGLSIEEFCTTPSKAIKAMLNYYERHQPDVVLAYNDLAKEAEATGCGVKYSDYVVPSIETHVLQEDKGKLATLSIPDPDKDGRLPAFLEVCEGLVAAKLPTAVGAVAVGPWTIAMLMRNPEVMLLDTFEDPGFIHELMRFTTEYCKRWGDAIAKTRIGLSYSEPTASISLISPDNYREFIAPYHKELVEYFKAKKVGLTTHICGTTYPIYEDLIRCGFTTISFDLDQQADPKLQVDQLARFMEVSKQRAVAIGNVDATLFERATKAEIEAEVRRCVAAAARYSGWILSTSCEIPPRSKPEIVQWFMDAAWDYGRYERLTG